A genomic segment from Spinacia oleracea cultivar Varoflay chromosome 3, BTI_SOV_V1, whole genome shotgun sequence encodes:
- the LOC110791047 gene encoding uncharacterized protein At4g02000-like: MWLEDDEDLSDDDIAPDEVMDDPKCPVILLTKEEKKRLRKPWKFALIIKMFNSKIGYMSLMKRLKKKWNLDGGLILTDVGNDYFIALFSTMGDYNHVVTQGPWMLDDNYLTIRNWIPNFIQDNAPMRYLTAWVRIPYLSVEYFDQEFLHKVGGKIGKVMRIDRNTASTDRGQFTRLSIELDLTKPLLSKFWLKGKIWKIQYEGLRMICFSCGKIGHTGESCTANITDAEHMIEPTKNLEQEQIVPPHHG; encoded by the coding sequence ATGTGGTTAGAAGATGATGAAGATTTATCGGACGACGATATTGCGCCAGATGAAGTCATGGACGATCCGAAATGCCCTGTCATCCTACTAACAAAGGAGGAAAAGAAACGCCTAAGAAAACCATGGAAATTTGCTCTGATTATAAAAATGTTTAACAGCAAGATAGGTTACATGTCCCTCATGAAACGCTTAAAGAAAAAATGGAACCTCGATGGGGGTCTAATACTCACTGATGTGGGGAATGACTACTTCATTGCCCTCTTTTCTACAATGGGAGATTATAATCATGTTGTAACACAGGGCCCATGGATGTTGGATGACAACTATCTCACTATTCGGAATTGGATACCAAATTTCATCCAGGATAATGCTCCTATGCGCTATTTAACCGCCTGGGTACGAATACCTTATCTATCGGTTGAATATTTTGATCAGGAATTCCTCCATAAAGTGGGAGGAAAAATTGGGAAGGTGATGCGTATAGACCGGAACACAGCATCGACTGATCGTGGTCAGTTCACTCGTTTGAGTATTGAATTGGATCTCACTAAACCCTTGCTTTCCAAATTCTGGttaaaaggcaaaatatggaaAATACAATACGAAGGCCTTCGTATGATCTGCTTTTCTTGCGGAAAGATCGGTCATACAGGAGAGAGTTGTACTGCCAACATTACTGATGCAGAACATATGATAGAGCCAACAAAGAACTTGGAACAAGAACAAATTGTCCCCCCCCACCATGGATaa